In Xylocopa sonorina isolate GNS202 chromosome 3, iyXylSono1_principal, whole genome shotgun sequence, one genomic interval encodes:
- the LOC143422549 gene encoding glycerol-3-phosphate phosphatase: MTIKHILTLSKADFESFIDSIDVILSDCDGVLWKETDVIENSPETVKRLKELGKKFFYITNNNGKTRSEFVTKCKNFKYEATIDEVVCTSFLAAMYLKEKKFNKKAYVVGSIAIGKELENEGIQHCGIGPDVIKCDEVEMVKSFKPDPEVGAVIVGFDIHFSFPKIMKAATYLRDPNVHFIGTNCDTERPSPNDNKFPGTGCFITTVESATNRSAVMLGKPEAFISEYITKKYGLIPERTLMIGDNCNTDILLGKRCGFKTLLVLTGVTTQADVDAMNASNKNSKDLVIPDYYANELGDVLKMIASS; the protein is encoded by the exons ATGACAATAAAGCATATATTGACATTGTCGAAAGCTGACTTTGAAAGTTTTATTGATTCCATTGATGTAATTCTATCAGACTGTGATG GCGTGCTATGGAAGGAAACCGATGTAATAGAGAATTCACCCGAAACAGTAAAAAGATTGAAAGAACTAGGtaaaaaatttttttatataaCGAATAACAATGGCAAGACCAGGTCTGAATTTGTGACAAAATGTAAGAATTTTAAGTACGAAGCAACAATT GATGAAGTAGTATGTACTTCATTTCTGGCTGCTATGTATCTTAAGGAAAAGAAGTTTAATAAAAAAGCATATGTAGTCGGCAGTATTGCTATAGGCAAAGAACTCGAGAATGAAGGTATTCAACATTGTGGCATTGGA ccTGATGTAATAAAATGTGATGAAGTAGAAATGGTAAAAAGCTTTAAGCCAGATCCAGAAGTTGGAGCAGTTATTGTAGGCTTTGATATACATTTTAGCTTTCCAAAAATTATGAAAGCTGCTACGTATTTACGTGATCCAAATGTCCACTTTATAGGCACAAATTGCGATACAGAAAGACCATCGCCGAACGATAATAAATTTCCAG GAACTGGTTGTTTCATAACTACTGTAGAATCAGCGACTAACAGGTCGGCAGTGATGCTTGGAAAACCAGAAGCTTTTATAAGTGAATACATTACCAAAAAATATGGTTTAATTCCTGAGAGAACACTTATGATTGGTGACAA TTGTAATACCGATATTCTTCTCGGGAAACGTTGCGGATTTAAAACTTTGCTTGTGTTAACGGGCGTAACAACGCAAGCCGATGTCGATGCCATGAACGCGTCTAATAAAAATTCTAAAGATTTGGTAATTCCAGATTACTATGCCAACGAACTGGGTGACGTACTAAAGATGATCGCATCATCTTGA